Proteins encoded together in one Musa acuminata AAA Group cultivar baxijiao chromosome BXJ3-6, Cavendish_Baxijiao_AAA, whole genome shotgun sequence window:
- the LOC135639369 gene encoding cytochrome P450 81Q32-like, whose protein sequence is MEAPFSFTLFLVLILLLHFLFSTKKKNNKRNLPPSPPSLPFIGHLHLCRKPLHRCLARLTALHGPVLLLRFGARPVLVVASPAAADECFTTHDITFANRPSLPSRKYLSYKNNDTLVFASYGPYWRNLRRIATVEVLSSHRLRSSSDARAHEVRSMARELLRACDAPADGLAKVELKSRLFKLAMNVLMRTIAGKRYSGEEGVVSEESKRFMVTVEEILALIGASNVGDFIPLLWWVDYGGVRRKLRRLHRVRDEFLQQLIDELRTRGSEESPTTEAKEEKTTMSDLLSLQKTDPENYSDQIIKSLIASLLSAGTDATANTIEWAMSLRLNHPNAMDKTRAEIDARVGNGRLLDESDLPSLPYLHCVVAETLRMYPAGPLLVPHESSDECVVGGFHVPRGTILLVNAYAMHRDPKTWDEPARFMPERFEGGKGEGKWMAPFGMGRRKCPGEGLAARMVGLVLGTLIQCFEWGRVGDNEVDMAEGSGLSLPKAVALEATCHPRPSLAHLLSEL, encoded by the exons ATGGAAGCACctttctccttcaccctcttccttGTGCTAATCCTCTTGCTCCATTTCCTTTTCTccacgaagaagaagaacaacaagAGGAATTTACCGCCAAGCCCTCCTTCCCTCCCCTTCATAGGCCACCTGCATCTCTGCAGGAAGCCCCTGCACCGCTGCCTTGCCCGCCTCACCGCCCTGCACGGCCCTGTACTGCTCCTCCGCTTCGGCGCACGTCCCGTCCTCGTCGTCGCCTCCCCAGCCGCTGCCGACGAGTGCTTCACCACCCACGACATCACCTTCGCCAACCGCCCCAGCCTCCCCTCCAGGAAGTACCTTTCGTACAAAAACAACGACACCCTCGTCTTCGCCAGCTATGGCCCCTACTGGCGTAACCTCCGCCGCATCGCCACCGTCGAGGTTCTCTCCTCACACCGCCTCCGGTCCTCGTCCGACGCTCGCGCCCACGAGGTGCGCTCCATGGCCCGGGAACTGCTTCGGGCGTGCGACGCCCCGGCCGATGGGTTGGCCAAGGTGGAGCTCAAGTCGAGGTTGTTCAAGCTTGCGATGAACGTCCTGATGCGGACGATCGCGGGGAAGAGGTACTCCGGGGAGGAGGGAGTGGTGTCGGAAGAGTCGAAGAGGTTTATGGTCACGGTGGAGGAAATATTAGCGTTGATCGGCGCGTCCAACGTCGGTGACTTCATTCCGCTGCTTTGGTGGGTCGATTACGGTGGAGTCAGGCGAAAGTTGAGGAGACTGCACAGGGTCAGGGACGAGTTCCTGCAGCAACTAATCGATGAGCTCAGGACCAGGGGCAGCGAGGAGAGTCCAACCACTGAGGCTAAAGAGGAGAAGACGACGATGAGTGATCTCCTCTCGTTGCAGAAGACGGATCCTGAGAACTATTCAGATCAGATCATCAAATCACTTATTGCA AGCTTATTATCAGCTGGAACGGATGCGACGGCCAATACAATCGAATGGGCGATGTCGCTTCGGCTAAACCATCCAAATGCAATGGACAAAACGCGAGCCGAGATTGACGCACGCGTTGGCAACGGGCGCTTGCTCGACGAGTCCGACCTGCCTAGCCTTCCCTACCTCCACTGCGTCGTCGCCGAGACGCTCCGGATGTACCCGGCAGGCCCTCTCCTGGTACCGCACGAGTCGTCCGACGAGTGCGTCGTCGGCGGCTTCCACGTCCCGCGGGGCACGATCCTGTTGGTGAACGCCTATGCCATGCACCGGGACCCCAAGACGTGGGACGAACCGGCGAGGTTCATGCCGGAGAGGTTCGAGGGTGGGAAGGGAGAAGGGAAGTGGATGGCGCCGTTCGGCATGGGGAGGAGGAAGTGTCCCGGGGAAGGGCTGGCGGCGAGAATGGTGGGGCTGGTGCTGGGAACGTTGATCCAGTGCTTCGAGTGGGGCAGAGTCGGCGACAATGAGGTGGACATGGCCGAAGGGTCGGGCCTCTCACTGCCCAAAGCTGTCGCTCTTGAAGCGACGTGTCATCCACGCCCAAGCTTGGCTCATCTCCTCTCGGAGCTTTAG